Genomic DNA from Desulfosporosinus sp. Sb-LF:
TGCGTTGTAGAGCATCCTAGAGATGTTGTATCCTTAGAAAAAACCAGAGAATTTAAAGGACTTTATCATGTTCTCCATGGTGTTCTTTCCCCAATGGAGGGAATTGGGCCAGAGCAATTGACCATTAAACAGCTCTTGAAACGATTAGACGGAGTTCACGAAGTGGTTATGGCCTTGAACCCGACTGTGGAGGGAGAGGCTACGTCTTTATACTTAGCACGCTTACTCAAACCTTTAGGTATTAGGGTAACCCGCATAGCGCATGGTTTGCCCGTCGGTGGAGATCTAGAATATGCGGACGAAGTGACCATTGCCCGGGCTTTGGAAGGTAGAAGACAATTATAGTTAACGATAATATATTAGCTCCATCTTGCATAGTTATTTAAGCACATTGACTAATCGCCAAAATCGTTTAGTGGATGTGCCTTTTTATCTTAATGCTATATTAGTGGAGCTTTTTCATATACGATAATCTGATTTATTAGCAAGTTTTCTGGAAATTAGTAGTGTTGAGTTCTTCTTTGCCCTAGGCAAGCATATTTATGGACTAGCACTGGGCGAAGGAGGTAAATTCATGACCTTAATCTTTCTGGGTTTGCTTATTTTGCTAATAGGCTTGGTCGTTCGGTCTACCCTGAGTAAGCCTAATTTGTTGATAAAGATTCTGATTCATATGCTAGGAGGAATTGTCGGACTATGGGTGTTCGACCTTTTACTTAGTATTCTAGGATTTGCAATTCCACTAAATTTTTTCACGATAATTTTAGTTGGATTGTTGGGATTTCCAGGGGTCTTAACTCTAACTGTATTGCAGTTTTTAGGAATCTAAAGGAGTGTTAAGATAGCTACCGTTGGTATGAGGAATTGTGTCTCGAAAAGCTAAACTTCTTATTAATTTTCTTGACGGATTCGATAATTAAGAGTTATACTTATCCTGTCCAAAGGGGAACTATTCGGGTCATACCCGAAGTAGTTCCCTGAATCTGTTTTTACGGTCTTTAATGAAAATTCTCTCTTTTCAGTATACAGCTCGACTCTTAATTTCTTGAGCTTATTGAGAAAATGGAAGGAGAGTAAGACCTCTTTTAGAGACCTAAAATTAAATTAATCACATGAATTAGGAGGATGAATAATGGCTAAAATGAAAACCATGGATGGTAATGAAGCGGCAGCTCACGCGTCGTATGCGTTTACGGAAGTTGCCACGATCTTCCCCATCACTCCCTCTTCGACAATGGCCGAACTAGTGGATGAATGGGCTGCTCATGGAAGGAAAAACATCTTTGGACAAACTGTTAAGGTTGTAGAGATGCAATCCGAGGCTGGGGCAGCCGGAGCAGTACATGGTTCCCTGCAAGCTGGGGCTTTAACCACCACATATACAGCTTCACAAGGCTTACTTTTAATGATTCCTAATATGTATAAAATTGCTGGTGAGCTTCTCCCGTGCGTATTTCATGTGAGTGCCCGTGCCCTGGCAACCCACGCTCTATCAATTTTTGGTGATCATCAGGACGTCATGTCCGTACGTGCCACTGGTTTTGCACAGCTTTCTTCACACAACGTGCAAGAAGCTTTGGACCTAGGCTTTATTGCTCACCTTGCAACCGTTAAATCGCGAGTTCCTTTCATGCATTTCTTTGACGGATTTCGTACTTCTCACGAAATTCAAAAGATTGAAATTCCAGAGTATGAGGAAGTTGCTACCCTTCTTGATATGGATGCAGTTCAAGCCTTCCGTGATCGTTCTTTGAATCCAGAACGACCAGTACTTCGTGGAACAGCTCAAAACCCAGATGTTTATTTCCAAGGTCGGGAAGCTTCCAATAGTTTTTATGATGTAATTCCAGATATGGTTGAACATTATATGCAAGAATATAAGAAACTCACCGGTCGTGAATATCACCCATTCCAATATTATGGTGCTGAAGATGCAGAACATGTTATTGTGGCTATGGGCTCGATCTGCGACACCATTGAAGAAACCATTGATTACCTAGTAGCTAGAGGAGAAAAAGTAGGAGTTATTAAGGTTCACCTCTTCCGTCCTTTCTCCAGTGATTATTTCTTCAAAGTATTACCTAAAACTGTGAAAAAAATTGCAGTTCTTGAGCGTACTAAAGAGCCAGGTTCCTTAGGCGAACCTCTCTACCTAGATGTTAAGGATATTTTCTACTC
This window encodes:
- the recR gene encoding recombination mediator RecR, with amino-acid sequence MDFLHYPQPLADLISNLSRLPGIGPKTAGRLAFYLLQQPRVSEDLAEAIVVANREIMKCSLCSNFTDIDPCVICNNVHRDQKSLCVVEHPRDVVSLEKTREFKGLYHVLHGVLSPMEGIGPEQLTIKQLLKRLDGVHEVVMALNPTVEGEATSLYLARLLKPLGIRVTRIAHGLPVGGDLEYADEVTIARALEGRRQL
- a CDS encoding pro-sigmaK processing inhibitor BofA family protein, with product MTLIFLGLLILLIGLVVRSTLSKPNLLIKILIHMLGGIVGLWVFDLLLSILGFAIPLNFFTIILVGLLGFPGVLTLTVLQFLGI